One genomic region from Burkholderia latens encodes:
- a CDS encoding DUF2863 family protein: MRQRIAKRLPPDADKLVGLSLALFASGSRIEDRFWEAKLDALLAKIVRNGNQTTLDAALDHLQQNHPDAYGALADMAETHSESMVIDHEGQPYDALLVAVPVLAWTRYMIPSGPLKGDVADALRAHLHAHVLASGTLVGLAPFLYSIDQLPRHHVETYRLAQQLAHAAVGQHAAKLSFGDLPETSPILADPRFLLAVVAAPAGAPLFRWQEEEHGNRIERGQCLEQWTAQGGPNLSVALPGCEFECLLPDAYYSACRDADERIRPHTVRTAIRYLFDTLGAAPQELRAVVAGFGERRIDEYRVGFTRRASNDVIYGVVWPLYGRENGDVAIDSATLEGEAPIDGPLEEIVSLLKECGVTDVRRHAGRFEPEYCDDCGVPLYADPLGEIVHAEMPEDASPAQPHFH; the protein is encoded by the coding sequence ATGCGCCAGCGAATCGCCAAACGCCTCCCCCCCGACGCCGACAAACTGGTCGGCCTGTCGCTTGCGCTCTTCGCCTCCGGCAGCCGCATTGAGGATCGCTTCTGGGAAGCGAAGCTCGATGCGCTGCTCGCCAAGATCGTTCGCAACGGCAACCAGACGACGCTCGACGCGGCACTCGATCATCTGCAGCAGAATCATCCCGATGCATATGGCGCGCTCGCCGACATGGCCGAGACGCACAGCGAATCGATGGTGATCGATCACGAAGGCCAGCCGTACGATGCACTGCTGGTCGCCGTCCCCGTTCTTGCATGGACGCGCTACATGATCCCGTCCGGTCCGCTGAAAGGCGACGTCGCGGACGCGCTGCGTGCTCATCTGCACGCGCATGTGCTGGCATCCGGGACGCTCGTGGGACTCGCGCCGTTCCTGTACAGCATCGATCAGTTGCCGCGACACCACGTCGAGACCTACCGGCTCGCCCAGCAACTCGCGCATGCAGCCGTCGGCCAGCACGCGGCCAAGCTGAGCTTCGGCGACCTGCCCGAGACTTCGCCGATTCTGGCCGATCCGCGCTTCCTGCTCGCCGTCGTCGCCGCCCCCGCCGGCGCACCGCTGTTCCGTTGGCAGGAAGAAGAGCACGGCAACCGGATCGAACGCGGCCAATGCCTGGAACAATGGACTGCCCAGGGCGGCCCGAATCTGTCGGTCGCACTCCCGGGCTGCGAGTTCGAATGCCTGCTTCCGGACGCGTACTACTCCGCTTGCCGTGATGCGGACGAGCGAATCCGTCCGCACACAGTCCGAACGGCCATCCGTTATCTTTTCGACACACTTGGTGCAGCGCCGCAGGAACTGCGTGCTGTGGTTGCCGGCTTCGGCGAACGACGGATCGACGAGTATCGCGTCGGCTTCACGCGACGCGCCAGCAACGACGTGATCTATGGAGTCGTGTGGCCGCTCTACGGCCGCGAAAACGGCGACGTGGCGATCGACAGCGCGACGCTCGAAGGCGAGGCGCCGATCGACGGGCCGCTCGAAGAAATCGTGAGTTTGCTGAAGGAATGCGGCGTAACGGACGTCCGGCGGCACGCCGGACGCTTCGAACCCGAATATTGCGACGACTGCGGCGTGCCGCTCTATGCGGATCCGCTCGGCGAAATCGTCCACGCCGAAATGCCGGAAGACGCGTCGCCCGCGCAACCGCACTTCCACTGA
- a CDS encoding response regulator transcription factor, with product MRFLVLNSDAERRDGLKALLRQIDRHASINDAPDGFQARRLLRTQRFDLVAINWPDVGRLSEVQALSSACSPTPTAVLIDESTPQAIQRFYNYGVAGVIPHSTRPHLIVRALEIVLLGGHYIPPIALSLLPSAAAARNDAHFQKLAGSLPRRPPVGLLSPRQAQIMRFVHMGSTNKMIARTLGISEGTVKIHLASIFQQLGAANRAAAVAIYNGWLSPHLEVLLANRDRASKPAIGERGPVPLRAQRRERAYPLPAANAGTRDLPLAAEPPARFRRER from the coding sequence ATGCGGTTCCTGGTGCTGAATTCAGACGCCGAACGGCGTGACGGACTGAAAGCCCTGCTGCGGCAGATCGACCGTCACGCCAGCATCAACGATGCGCCCGACGGCTTCCAGGCGCGCCGGCTGCTGCGCACCCAGCGTTTCGATCTGGTCGCGATCAACTGGCCGGACGTCGGCAGGCTGAGCGAAGTCCAGGCGCTGTCCAGCGCGTGCTCGCCGACTCCCACCGCGGTACTGATCGACGAGTCCACGCCGCAAGCCATCCAGCGCTTCTACAACTATGGCGTCGCGGGCGTGATCCCGCATTCCACGCGGCCGCATCTGATCGTGCGGGCACTCGAAATCGTGCTGCTCGGCGGCCACTACATCCCGCCGATCGCGCTGAGCCTACTGCCGTCCGCCGCCGCGGCGCGCAACGACGCCCATTTCCAGAAACTGGCCGGATCCCTGCCACGCAGGCCGCCCGTCGGCCTGCTATCGCCGCGGCAGGCGCAAATCATGCGTTTCGTTCACATGGGCAGCACCAACAAGATGATTGCGCGAACGCTCGGAATCAGCGAAGGCACCGTGAAGATCCATCTCGCCAGCATCTTCCAGCAACTCGGCGCGGCAAATCGCGCCGCCGCGGTCGCGATCTACAACGGCTGGTTGTCGCCGCATCTCGAGGTGCTTCTGGCCAACCGCGATCGCGCCAGCAAACCGGCCATCGGGGAGCGCGGCCCGGTTCCGCTGCGCGCGCAACGGAGAGAGCGTGCGTATCCGTTGCCCGCGGCAAACGCCGGTACCCGCGACTTGCCGCTCGCGGCCGAGCCGCCGGCACGGTTTCGGCGCGAGCGCTAG
- a CDS encoding energy-coupling factor ABC transporter permease yields the protein MGFLFTPLPLWVGVGGWIAAVALLALAIWNRPFVRLQDATLQHVWLALVTAIAVLWASNAWLEDGIVMHLLGATLLVTLFDWTLALIAMGAVTGVAAVVFDAPWQGVGLTYLVYGALPVAVSALLQRAALAWLPHNLASFITGQGFLSPAIAIVAVAGAAAGVQLALADGVPVVIPAGYMLNTALLALGEAWFTGMATALIAVYRPAWVTTFDVRRYRLGGPRA from the coding sequence ATGGGTTTTCTTTTCACACCGCTTCCGCTCTGGGTAGGCGTCGGTGGCTGGATCGCCGCCGTGGCGCTGCTCGCGCTCGCGATCTGGAATCGTCCTTTCGTCCGCCTGCAGGACGCAACGCTCCAGCACGTGTGGCTCGCGCTCGTCACCGCGATCGCGGTTCTGTGGGCGTCGAACGCGTGGCTCGAGGACGGGATCGTCATGCATCTGCTCGGCGCGACGCTACTCGTTACGCTGTTCGACTGGACGCTCGCACTGATCGCGATGGGTGCCGTCACGGGCGTCGCGGCAGTTGTTTTCGACGCACCGTGGCAAGGCGTCGGTCTCACCTATCTGGTGTACGGCGCGCTGCCGGTCGCGGTATCCGCGCTGCTGCAGCGCGCGGCGCTCGCGTGGCTGCCGCACAACCTCGCGTCGTTCATCACCGGGCAGGGCTTCCTGTCGCCGGCCATCGCGATCGTCGCGGTTGCCGGTGCGGCGGCCGGTGTGCAGCTCGCGCTCGCGGATGGCGTGCCCGTCGTGATTCCGGCCGGCTACATGCTGAACACAGCGCTGCTCGCGCTCGGCGAAGCATGGTTCACCGGGATGGCGACCGCGCTCATCGCCGTCTATCGTCCCGCATGGGTCACGACGTTCGATGTCCGCCGCTATCGTCTCGGCGGCCCGCGCGCTTGA
- a CDS encoding BspC domain-containing protein: MPHLLLTNNLMDSSPASLRIFRALGKLAACVAGLSLALPAPVFADLLDQRSELINKFVNEMHADPIVADCAAHGSFIASTSSAFDRVDFAPSAFESGNATMTPWNDSFDQGKQRVKVDNIVTVDGLGVRNDGSAPTPLKFRCGYVGQQMLAFSWNDPVPPLKPRVERPSSSTKKFKGKSHRGKAKANAAGRTGGKKAVATKKSSGTKKAVKKKTAKKS, from the coding sequence ATGCCTCACTTGCTTCTCACCAATAACCTGATGGACAGCTCTCCTGCCTCGCTCCGGATTTTCCGGGCGCTCGGCAAGCTGGCAGCCTGTGTCGCGGGCCTGTCGCTTGCGCTTCCGGCACCGGTATTCGCCGACCTCCTCGACCAGCGCTCCGAACTGATCAACAAATTCGTCAACGAGATGCATGCCGATCCGATCGTCGCGGATTGTGCGGCGCACGGCAGCTTCATCGCGAGCACGTCGTCGGCGTTCGACCGCGTCGACTTCGCGCCGAGTGCGTTCGAAAGCGGCAACGCAACAATGACGCCGTGGAACGATTCGTTCGATCAGGGCAAGCAGCGCGTGAAGGTCGACAACATCGTCACCGTGGACGGCCTCGGCGTCCGCAACGACGGCAGCGCACCGACACCGTTGAAATTCCGTTGCGGCTACGTCGGTCAGCAAATGCTCGCGTTCAGCTGGAACGATCCCGTGCCGCCGTTGAAGCCCCGTGTCGAGCGCCCGTCGTCGTCGACCAAGAAGTTCAAGGGCAAGTCGCACCGCGGCAAGGCAAAAGCGAACGCAGCCGGCCGCACCGGCGGCAAGAAGGCAGTCGCGACGAAAAAATCGAGCGGTACGAAGAAAGCCGTCAAAAAGAAAACCGCGAAGAAGTCCTGA
- a CDS encoding M14 family metallopeptidase, translating into MTLSITSNFDAGAIDVVSCDSPDAIRLRVRGDSRSEFAQWFYFRLTGARDERCVMAFENAADCAYPSGWRNYSAVASYDRVDWFRVPTTFDGKTMTIDHTPEFDSIYYAYFEPYSEERHAAFVGAVQQLPHANVVELGRTVEGRPMSLLTLGTPEVDGAPKKKVWIIARQHPGETMAEWFVEGLVKRLAGWGDWAGDPVARKLYDHATFYIVPNMNPDGSVHGNLRTNAAGANLNREWMEPDAARSPEVLVVRDAIHATGCDMFFDIHGDEDLPYVFVAGSEMLPGFTEQQRREQAAFIDAFKVASPDFQTEHGYAASKYKEDALKLASKYIGHQFGCLSLTLEMPFKDNANLPDERVGWNGQRSAALGAAMLAAILAHVETFA; encoded by the coding sequence ATGACCCTTTCGATCACCAGCAATTTCGATGCGGGCGCGATCGACGTCGTGTCGTGCGACAGCCCGGACGCGATCCGTCTGCGCGTGCGCGGCGACAGCCGTTCCGAGTTCGCGCAATGGTTTTACTTCCGCCTGACCGGCGCTCGCGATGAGCGTTGCGTGATGGCGTTCGAGAATGCGGCCGACTGTGCGTATCCGTCGGGATGGCGCAACTACAGTGCGGTCGCGAGCTACGACCGCGTCGACTGGTTTCGCGTGCCGACGACATTCGACGGCAAGACGATGACCATCGACCACACGCCGGAATTCGACAGCATTTACTACGCATACTTCGAGCCATATTCGGAAGAGCGCCATGCGGCGTTCGTCGGTGCGGTCCAGCAGCTGCCGCACGCGAATGTCGTCGAGCTTGGGCGCACCGTCGAAGGCCGGCCGATGTCGCTGCTGACGCTTGGCACGCCGGAAGTCGACGGCGCGCCGAAGAAGAAGGTGTGGATCATCGCGCGCCAGCATCCCGGCGAGACGATGGCCGAGTGGTTCGTCGAAGGGCTCGTCAAGCGGCTCGCCGGCTGGGGCGACTGGGCGGGTGACCCGGTTGCGCGCAAGCTGTACGACCACGCAACGTTCTACATCGTCCCGAACATGAATCCGGATGGCAGCGTGCACGGCAATCTTCGCACCAACGCGGCGGGCGCGAACCTGAACCGCGAGTGGATGGAACCCGATGCCGCGCGCAGCCCGGAAGTGCTGGTCGTGCGCGACGCGATCCATGCGACCGGTTGCGACATGTTCTTCGACATTCATGGTGACGAGGATCTGCCGTACGTGTTCGTTGCGGGTTCGGAGATGCTGCCAGGCTTTACCGAGCAACAGCGCAGGGAGCAAGCCGCATTCATTGATGCGTTCAAGGTCGCAAGCCCCGACTTCCAGACCGAGCACGGCTATGCGGCGAGCAAGTACAAGGAGGACGCGCTCAAGCTCGCGTCGAAGTACATCGGCCATCAGTTCGGCTGCCTTTCGCTGACGCTCGAGATGCCATTCAAGGACAACGCGAACCTGCCCGACGAGCGCGTCGGCTGGAACGGCCAGCGCAGCGCGGCGCTCGGCGCGGCGATGCTCGCGGCAATCCTCGCGCACGTCGAGACGTTCGCGTAA
- the yaaA gene encoding peroxide stress protein YaaA → MIIVLSPAKSLDYDTPAHVPSYTNPAFVEDASELIDGLRKLSPQDIATLMDISDPLARLNFQRYADWSPNFTTANAKQAVLAFNGDVYEGFDAKSLSAADLDFAQQHVRVLSGLYGLLRPLDLLQPYRLEMGTRFANARGKDLYAFWGDRITRALNEQLETRTGAARVLVNCASTEYFKSVKPKLLAAPIVTPVFEDWKGGRYKIISFHAKRARGLMARYIVENRIAEPAALKDFAMEGYAFDAAASNDSTYVYRRRIGE, encoded by the coding sequence ATGATAATCGTTCTCTCTCCCGCCAAATCCCTCGACTACGATACGCCCGCCCACGTCCCGTCTTACACGAATCCTGCATTCGTCGAGGATGCGTCGGAACTGATCGATGGTCTGCGCAAGCTGTCGCCGCAGGACATCGCAACGCTGATGGACATCTCCGATCCGCTCGCGCGCCTGAACTTCCAGCGTTACGCCGACTGGTCGCCGAATTTCACGACGGCCAATGCGAAGCAGGCGGTGCTCGCGTTCAACGGCGACGTCTACGAAGGATTCGACGCAAAATCGCTGTCGGCTGCCGATCTCGACTTCGCGCAGCAACACGTGCGCGTGCTGTCGGGCTTGTACGGGCTGCTGCGTCCGCTCGACCTGCTGCAGCCGTACCGGCTCGAGATGGGGACCCGTTTCGCGAACGCGCGCGGCAAGGATCTGTACGCGTTCTGGGGCGACCGGATCACACGGGCGCTGAACGAGCAGCTCGAGACGCGCACGGGTGCAGCGCGCGTGCTGGTCAACTGCGCGTCCACCGAGTACTTCAAGTCGGTGAAGCCGAAACTGCTGGCCGCGCCGATCGTCACGCCGGTATTCGAGGACTGGAAGGGCGGCCGCTACAAGATCATCAGCTTCCACGCGAAGCGCGCCCGTGGCCTGATGGCGCGCTATATCGTCGAGAACCGCATCGCCGAACCCGCGGCGCTGAAGGATTTCGCGATGGAAGGTTACGCGTTCGACGCGGCTGCATCGAACGATTCGACTTACGTATATCGCCGGCGCATCGGCGAGTGA
- a CDS encoding putative toxin-antitoxin system toxin component, PIN family: MTRSLAPHDALRVVLDSNVWIDILVFDDPATRPIRAALERGTLGAVIDGRCLNELELVLDYPQFRARAIDKAKALAIVARLATLVEPPAIAAADTLPLPKCKDRDDQKFLELARAAQADWLVSKDRALLKLAKRTARDFGFRIAQPAPFTEACALDAASATTSTPA, from the coding sequence ATGACCCGCTCCCTCGCCCCGCATGACGCGCTTCGCGTCGTGCTCGACTCGAACGTCTGGATCGACATCCTCGTGTTCGACGACCCTGCCACGCGCCCGATCCGTGCTGCGCTCGAGCGCGGTACGCTCGGCGCCGTGATCGACGGCCGCTGCCTGAACGAGCTCGAACTCGTGCTCGACTATCCGCAGTTCCGGGCGCGCGCGATCGACAAGGCCAAAGCGCTCGCGATCGTCGCGCGCCTGGCGACGCTCGTCGAGCCGCCGGCCATCGCCGCCGCCGACACGCTGCCGCTGCCGAAATGCAAGGACCGCGACGATCAGAAATTTCTCGAGCTCGCGCGCGCCGCGCAGGCCGACTGGCTCGTATCGAAGGATCGCGCGCTGCTCAAGCTCGCGAAGCGCACCGCGCGCGACTTCGGCTTCCGGATCGCACAGCCTGCGCCGTTTACCGAAGCCTGCGCGCTCGATGCCGCGTCGGCCACCACCTCCACGCCGGCCTGA
- a CDS encoding pyridoxal phosphate-dependent aminotransferase, whose protein sequence is MNAPSDMPKTPVFPSRLPNVGTTIFTVMSALAAEKGAVNLGQGFPDFDCDPRIVDAVSAAMRNGHNQYPPMAGVAPLRDAIADKIAHVYGRRYDPATEITVTAGATQALLTAILCAVHPGDEVIVIEPTYDSYLPSIELAGGKPVFVTLEAPDYAIPFDRLAAAITPKTRMIMINTPHNPTGTVWRDTDMRRLEEIVRGTNVLILSDEVYEHMVYDGARHESVARYPELAARSFIVSSFGKTYHVTGWKVGYVAAPAALTAEFRKVHQFNVFTVNTPMQIGLADYLRDPAPYLTLPDFYQKKRDFFRAGLERTRFRLLPCTGTYFQCVDYSAISDLPEAEFSKWLTSEIGVAAIPVSAFYHEPHESGVVRFCFAKQESTLASALERLARL, encoded by the coding sequence ATGAACGCTCCTTCCGACATGCCCAAGACTCCCGTTTTCCCCTCGCGCCTGCCGAACGTCGGCACGACGATTTTCACGGTCATGAGCGCGCTCGCCGCCGAGAAAGGCGCGGTCAACCTCGGGCAGGGCTTCCCCGATTTCGACTGCGATCCGCGCATCGTCGACGCGGTCTCGGCCGCGATGCGCAACGGGCACAACCAGTATCCGCCGATGGCGGGCGTGGCCCCGCTGCGCGACGCGATTGCCGACAAGATCGCGCACGTCTACGGCCGGCGCTACGATCCGGCCACGGAGATCACTGTGACCGCCGGCGCGACGCAGGCGCTGCTGACGGCAATCCTGTGCGCGGTGCATCCGGGCGACGAAGTGATCGTCATCGAACCGACCTACGACAGCTATCTGCCGTCGATCGAACTGGCCGGCGGCAAGCCCGTGTTCGTCACGCTGGAAGCGCCGGACTACGCCATTCCGTTCGATCGTCTCGCGGCGGCGATCACGCCGAAGACACGCATGATCATGATCAACACGCCGCACAATCCGACCGGCACGGTGTGGCGCGACACGGACATGCGCAGGCTCGAGGAGATCGTGCGCGGCACCAACGTGCTGATCCTGTCGGACGAGGTGTACGAGCACATGGTCTATGACGGCGCGCGGCACGAGAGCGTCGCGCGCTACCCGGAGCTCGCCGCGCGCAGCTTCATCGTGTCGAGCTTCGGGAAGACGTACCACGTGACCGGCTGGAAAGTCGGCTATGTCGCGGCGCCCGCGGCGCTGACCGCGGAGTTCCGCAAGGTCCACCAGTTCAACGTATTCACGGTCAACACGCCGATGCAGATCGGGCTCGCCGACTACCTGCGCGATCCGGCACCGTACCTGACGCTGCCCGATTTCTACCAGAAGAAGCGCGACTTCTTCCGCGCCGGCCTCGAACGCACGCGCTTCAGGCTGCTGCCGTGCACGGGCACGTACTTTCAGTGCGTCGATTATTCGGCGATCAGCGACCTGCCGGAAGCGGAATTCTCGAAATGGCTCACCTCGGAAATCGGCGTGGCGGCAATTCCGGTGTCCGCGTTCTATCACGAGCCGCATGAATCGGGCGTCGTGCGCTTCTGCTTCGCGAAACAGGAAAGCACGCTCGCATCCGCACTAGAACGGCTCGCGCGCTTGTAA
- a CDS encoding glutathione S-transferase, producing MLQLCGIPLSNYYNKVKFVLLEHGIPFEESTCGLPISDPALLADSPLGKIPFVKTEEGALFESQVIVEYLAARYPEKAILPHSPFAAAKVRELVETLELYLEWTAREVYTEAFFGGKVSDGMKAHVEKRLPRAIDAFKQMAKFSPYVLGDTFGLADIAATVHLPVIGMATKAIFGRDFLVDAGIDWKAHAKLVGERPAAQRVAADRKAYIEASGIARS from the coding sequence ATGCTACAGCTGTGCGGTATTCCGTTGTCCAACTATTACAACAAGGTGAAGTTCGTGCTGCTCGAGCACGGCATCCCGTTCGAGGAATCGACATGCGGCTTGCCGATCAGCGACCCGGCATTGCTCGCCGATTCGCCGCTCGGCAAGATTCCGTTCGTGAAGACGGAAGAGGGCGCGCTGTTCGAATCGCAGGTCATCGTCGAGTATCTGGCGGCGCGCTACCCTGAGAAGGCGATCCTCCCGCATAGTCCATTCGCGGCCGCCAAGGTACGTGAACTCGTCGAGACGCTCGAGCTGTATCTCGAATGGACGGCGCGCGAAGTTTATACGGAAGCATTTTTCGGCGGCAAGGTCAGCGACGGGATGAAGGCGCACGTCGAGAAGCGCCTGCCGCGCGCGATCGACGCATTCAAGCAAATGGCGAAGTTTTCACCGTATGTGCTCGGCGACACGTTTGGCTTGGCCGACATCGCCGCGACGGTACATCTGCCGGTGATCGGAATGGCAACGAAGGCGATCTTCGGCCGCGATTTCCTGGTCGACGCAGGCATTGACTGGAAGGCGCATGCGAAGCTGGTCGGCGAGCGGCCCGCCGCACAACGCGTGGCAGCCGATCGCAAGGCGTATATCGAAGCATCCGGCATCGCGCGTTCATAA